From Verrucomicrobiota bacterium, the proteins below share one genomic window:
- a CDS encoding rhodanese-like domain-containing protein, producing the protein MKEVLEAYPGAQRALFRRYHIGGCSSCGFQMTETLAQLCQRNNNLNVSEVLDHIQASHELDARILISPAELSELRARDKSAKLVDVRSREEFEAVQIEGSLLLSQTTMQEILSRWPRDQFLVIVDHQGKHGLDAAAYFLGHGFTNVRCIRGGIDAWSQEVDANLPRYRLEISPKT; encoded by the coding sequence ATGAAAGAGGTGCTGGAGGCGTACCCGGGCGCGCAACGGGCGTTGTTCCGCCGCTACCACATTGGCGGCTGCAGCAGTTGTGGATTTCAAATGACCGAGACCCTCGCACAGCTCTGTCAGCGGAACAATAATCTGAACGTCTCAGAAGTCCTTGACCATATCCAGGCCAGCCATGAACTGGACGCCAGGATTCTCATTTCTCCCGCCGAACTGAGTGAGCTTCGCGCACGCGACAAATCTGCAAAACTCGTGGACGTGCGCTCCCGCGAAGAATTCGAGGCTGTCCAAATCGAAGGCTCTCTCCTGCTCTCGCAAACCACCATGCAAGAAATCCTGAGCCGCTGGCCGCGCGATCAGTTCCTGGTCATTGTCGATCACCAGGGCAAACATGGCCTGGACGCCGCAGCGTATTTTCTCGGACACGGATTTACGAATGTCCGATGCATTCGCGGCGGAATCGATGCCTGGTCGCAGGAAGTCGATGCGAATCTGCCGCGGTACCGCCTTGAAATCTCGCCCAAGACATGA
- a CDS encoding FeS assembly protein — protein sequence MSDTDLQRRVAEAIQNPKNMGELEGADAVGTVGNSGCGEMLRMWIKFKEEQGKKIIDRATFQSFGCETAIAVASLATEMIRGKTVEEALSMSSDELSGELGPLPPMKIHCSQLVEEALRSALEPVSDCRGKHASDEGSGQALAGASSLLGKLEEASKAGSGIRIVLLPTKRPE from the coding sequence ATGAGCGACACGGATCTCCAACGACGGGTTGCTGAAGCGATTCAGAATCCCAAAAACATGGGCGAACTGGAGGGCGCCGACGCGGTCGGCACCGTGGGGAATTCGGGTTGCGGGGAAATGCTGCGGATGTGGATCAAGTTCAAAGAGGAGCAAGGAAAGAAAATCATCGACCGTGCGACCTTCCAATCATTCGGCTGCGAGACCGCCATTGCCGTGGCGAGCTTGGCGACCGAGATGATCCGGGGGAAGACGGTTGAGGAAGCCCTTTCCATGTCGAGCGACGAATTATCCGGCGAGCTCGGTCCTTTGCCGCCGATGAAAATCCATTGCTCTCAACTTGTCGAAGAGGCGCTGCGATCCGCGCTGGAACCAGTTTCAGATTGCCGAGGAAAACATGCTTCGGACGAGGGGAGTGGTCAGGCCCTGGCTGGCGCTTCGAGTCTTTTGGGCAAACTGGAGGAAGCTTCAAAAGCCGGTTCGGGCATTCGAATTGTCCTGTTGCCCACGAAGCGACCTGAGTAA